The sequence ATAATCCCTTTGATAAATTTTGTCCACTATCATTCTTTAGGTCAAAGAATATTGCCCTATCTTTGTTTGTATATGAACCTTTGCTTTTTTGCCCTATTTCTATTGTTCTTACCCTCTGTCCTAAGATATTGTAGATTTCAAGGGAAACATTTGAATCCTTTGCTAGCTTGAATGGGATATAACAACCCTGTTTTGCTGGGTTTGGAAAGGAGGAAAGAAGAACTGTGGTTAAGCCTTCTTCTTCTTGGATATTATCAAAATA comes from bacterium and encodes:
- a CDS encoding T9SS type A sorting domain-containing protein; its protein translation is PPYQETLQIEPNSTQTFTFTFQGTQSFYIEGYLQDIGIREYVIVKTSYFDNIQEEEGLTTVLLSSFPNPAKQGCYIPFKLAKDSNVSLEIYNILGQRVRTIEIGQKSKGSYTNKDRAIFFDLKNDSGQNLSKGLYFYKIKADGFSAIKSMVVK